From Acipenser ruthenus chromosome 2, fAciRut3.2 maternal haplotype, whole genome shotgun sequence, a single genomic window includes:
- the LOC131696726 gene encoding uncharacterized protein LOC131696726 gives MTYSEAMQRCLSLGDSLASKKQLSSTSTPIPDGIPAWSKDKDVVQFSSGKLTVTPCVNKPSQLASAYCFNPNITDFIPVIKDDKLWLKIAIVCIISSIFIILLMAVTFMKGNKCICCVKRKKPAEDSTLERGQGFDTVRGLHRDRIPSYQISGARTKPPVLSKALNTGYSSHYSNHGFESTPEASKQNFAKTYVDHDRYEYSNAAFDNTY, from the exons ATGACATACAGTGAAGCTATGCAACGGTGTTTATCCCTTGGTGATAGCTTGGCATCAAAGAAACAACTGAGTAGTACATCCACACCCATCCCTGACGGCAT ACCTGCGTGGAGCAAAGACAAGGACGTGGTTCAGTTCTCCAGTGGAAAGCTGACAGTTACTCCATGTGTCAACAAACCCAGCCAGCTTGCTTCAGCCTACTGCTTCAACCCAAATA tcacagACTTTATTCCAGTAATCAAGGATGACAAAT tgtGGCTCAAGATTGCCATAGTTTGCATTATCTCCTCTATATTTATCATCTTACTCATGGCTGTCACCTTCATGAAAGG gaATAAGTGCATCTGCTGTGTCAAACGTAAAAAGCCAGCGGAAGACTCTACCCTAGAGAGAGGCCAAGGCTTTGACACAGTCAGAGGACTGCATCGTGATAGGATTCCATCATACCAGATCAGTGGCGCAAGAACCAAGCCACCAGTATTGAGTAAGGCCTTAAACACTGGCTACAGCTCTCATTACTCTAACCATGGCTTTGAATCCACACCCGAGGCCAGTAAGCAGAACTTTGCCAAAACTTATGTGGACCATGACCGTTATGAGTACAGCAATGCTGCCTTTGATAATACTTATTAA